The following are encoded in a window of Paenibacillaceae bacterium GAS479 genomic DNA:
- a CDS encoding two component transcriptional regulator, LuxR family yields MDLKAAGGKRKIKLLIADDHQLFREGLKRILNMEEDLEVIGECSDGIQVLEFCNQHQPEVVLMDINMPIENGVVATERLRDLFPHIKVIILSLHDDESYVFETLRKGATGYLLKDMEAESLINAIRSVVQGHAYIHPKVTGKLINQLRRMTYLDEMGSGTGAAASRETGVKFVAGENNPLTRREAEVLRLMAEGKSNKMIGEFLFISEKTVKNHVSSILQKMEVDDRTQAVINSIKYGWVTL; encoded by the coding sequence ATGGACCTGAAGGCAGCAGGAGGCAAGCGCAAGATAAAACTGCTGATTGCCGACGATCACCAGCTTTTCCGGGAAGGCCTTAAACGGATTCTCAATATGGAAGAAGATCTGGAAGTGATCGGGGAATGCAGCGACGGAATTCAGGTTCTGGAGTTCTGCAATCAGCATCAGCCTGAAGTCGTCCTTATGGACATTAATATGCCGATTGAGAACGGGGTCGTGGCAACCGAGCGTTTACGCGATTTATTCCCGCATATCAAAGTCATTATCTTATCTCTGCATGATGACGAGAGTTATGTATTCGAGACGCTTCGCAAGGGAGCGACCGGATATTTGCTCAAGGATATGGAGGCGGAGTCGCTCATCAATGCGATTCGTTCCGTCGTTCAGGGTCATGCTTACATTCATCCTAAAGTAACCGGCAAGCTGATCAATCAGCTGCGCCGCATGACTTATCTGGATGAGATGGGCTCTGGCACTGGTGCGGCCGCCAGCCGTGAGACCGGCGTGAAGTTTGTTGCCGGAGAGAACAACCCGCTTACTCGCCGCGAGGCCGAAGTGCTTCGCTTGATGGCAGAAGGCAAGAGCAATAAGATGATCGGGGAGTTTCTTTTCATTAGTGAAAAGACGGTCAAAAACCATGTGTCCAGTATCCTTCAGAAAATGGAAGTTGATGATCGGACGCAAGCTGTTATCAATTCCATCAAATATGGATGGGTCACGCTCTAG
- a CDS encoding Copper amine oxidase N-terminal domain-containing protein, which translates to MNKVSRIKPSRAAEKASGSNRVAGAAGARSFLTRRVLVSALGAALIIQPLAALAPQLPGVASILSPISMASAATSGLTATNEEMITAGAQRIDYIWKGTRSGAAVQSNVHVIKIDLSNPYVKLNAINNKEGVVTDRGSVLNMTKNSGAVAGINADYFQTASSDGAPMGAQINGGTLLTSPMQLTGMYMFGVTKDRKAVIDRYSFEGSVASGSGNTYPLAGMNQSSYTTEYPSKGLSHANAMYIYTSAWMDPNRPAGASYATPTEVLVQGGVVQQISEGTALTVTPPADGYILRAHGKAAQFVRDNLQVGQQVNANYSLKSLTTQQNVDPASFETMVGGHTILVENGKAAAFSRSVSSVSGTSPRSRTAVGYSRDGGTVYMVTAEDNGTSTGLTLAELQSVLVELGAAKAVNLDGGGSTTMVNRPLGEFGLQLSHPTEYGSTMRQVSNGLGIFTTAPQGSIKGIKVSGPGVLFLGQSASYELKAYDQYYNPLDPAGLGASWSSAGIGGNWGGNTFTASKPGTGSITVKSGAASDKLAVSVVGAEGIQSMSIGTSQAALEVGAQISVPVTVKLKDGGTYTLPSDSVKWEFQGLTAARNGDKLTVQSVVDGAEIGYAIARYDGFSALLTLAKSSGSKGLADFDSLSPTFAFTSTTGVTGSTELASGLDATNGTNALRLNYDFTAGTTDTRAAYAVLQGSGLAIDGEPTSISVDVLGDASLNWARAELTDAAGTKHLLTLSKAVDWTGWRTFKVPLAESGKAVKYPVKLTRLYIASLKEGADERTAAGSIAFDNIQAEAPSSIPVPAKVKIEMKAGSKTAMVDGKTTSLDSAPYIKDGVTYLPLRFVASSLGSSVNYEAASKRVSVLRGGKLLELVIGSKELVSNGQRIAAPAAPIERGGRTLVPIRLVSEQMGLSVKWDKTTKRITVE; encoded by the coding sequence ATGAATAAAGTAAGCCGTATCAAACCTAGCCGCGCAGCCGAAAAAGCTAGCGGATCCAACCGAGTTGCAGGTGCAGCAGGAGCCCGAAGCTTCCTCACTCGCCGAGTACTCGTTAGCGCGCTAGGAGCAGCTCTGATCATTCAGCCATTGGCCGCCCTTGCTCCTCAGCTTCCCGGAGTGGCGAGCATTTTATCTCCCATAAGCATGGCAAGCGCAGCCACATCGGGCTTGACTGCTACGAATGAGGAGATGATCACTGCCGGCGCACAGCGGATCGATTATATCTGGAAGGGCACCCGCAGCGGCGCAGCCGTTCAGTCCAATGTTCATGTCATCAAAATTGATTTATCCAATCCATATGTGAAGCTGAATGCGATCAATAACAAGGAAGGCGTTGTCACGGATCGCGGCAGCGTTTTGAATATGACCAAAAACTCTGGTGCTGTTGCTGGCATCAACGCGGATTATTTTCAAACGGCTTCCTCGGATGGGGCTCCAATGGGAGCGCAAATCAATGGAGGCACGCTGCTGACGAGCCCGATGCAACTGACCGGCATGTACATGTTCGGCGTCACCAAGGACCGTAAGGCCGTCATCGATCGATACAGCTTTGAGGGCAGCGTGGCGTCAGGCAGTGGGAATACTTATCCGCTGGCAGGCATGAACCAGTCCTCTTACACGACAGAGTATCCTTCCAAAGGGCTTTCTCACGCCAATGCAATGTATATTTACACGAGTGCGTGGATGGATCCAAACCGCCCAGCTGGAGCGAGTTATGCTACGCCGACCGAGGTTTTGGTGCAGGGGGGCGTGGTGCAGCAGATTTCGGAAGGTACCGCTCTGACGGTGACCCCGCCAGCGGACGGTTATATTTTGCGCGCCCATGGCAAAGCGGCGCAGTTCGTTCGTGATAATTTGCAGGTTGGCCAGCAGGTCAATGCAAACTATTCGCTAAAATCTTTGACAACTCAGCAGAACGTCGATCCGGCCAGCTTTGAAACAATGGTCGGCGGCCATACGATTCTCGTTGAGAACGGCAAAGCAGCTGCATTTTCACGCAGCGTGTCTTCTGTTAGCGGAACCTCGCCGCGTTCCCGGACAGCAGTTGGTTATTCCAGGGATGGCGGTACGGTGTATATGGTGACAGCGGAGGATAACGGCACCAGCACGGGACTGACCTTGGCGGAGCTGCAATCCGTACTCGTCGAGCTTGGCGCTGCCAAAGCTGTCAATCTGGATGGCGGCGGATCAACAACGATGGTTAACCGTCCACTTGGTGAATTCGGACTGCAGCTGTCCCATCCGACAGAATATGGCAGTACGATGCGTCAGGTTTCCAACGGGCTAGGCATCTTCACCACCGCGCCGCAAGGCTCGATCAAGGGCATCAAAGTAAGCGGACCTGGGGTGCTTTTCCTCGGCCAATCGGCTTCTTATGAGCTTAAGGCTTACGATCAATATTACAATCCACTCGATCCGGCTGGTCTTGGCGCGAGCTGGAGCTCAGCAGGAATCGGCGGTAACTGGGGCGGCAACACATTCACGGCCTCTAAGCCGGGCACGGGCTCTATCACCGTCAAGTCGGGAGCCGCATCGGATAAGCTGGCGGTTTCGGTCGTCGGCGCGGAGGGGATTCAGTCGATGAGCATCGGCACCTCGCAGGCTGCTTTAGAGGTTGGCGCGCAAATTTCGGTACCGGTGACGGTGAAGCTGAAGGACGGCGGTACCTATACGCTACCATCCGATTCGGTGAAATGGGAATTCCAAGGACTGACCGCTGCTCGCAACGGAGACAAACTGACCGTTCAATCCGTTGTAGACGGCGCAGAAATCGGATATGCCATCGCGCGTTATGACGGTTTCTCGGCGCTGCTGACACTGGCCAAGAGCAGCGGCAGCAAGGGGCTGGCTGACTTTGACAGTCTGTCGCCGACGTTTGCCTTCACGTCAACGACGGGTGTCACCGGCAGCACGGAGCTTGCAAGCGGCTTGGATGCAACAAACGGCACCAATGCGCTCCGCCTGAACTATGACTTTACGGCAGGCACGACAGATACTCGCGCTGCCTATGCGGTGTTGCAAGGAAGCGGTCTTGCTATCGACGGCGAGCCAACCTCGATCAGTGTAGACGTGCTGGGCGATGCCAGTCTGAACTGGGCACGCGCCGAGCTGACCGACGCAGCGGGAACCAAACATCTGCTCACGTTGTCCAAAGCAGTGGACTGGACCGGCTGGAGAACATTCAAGGTGCCGCTGGCGGAATCCGGCAAAGCCGTTAAGTATCCGGTCAAGCTGACGCGCCTTTACATCGCGAGTCTCAAGGAGGGCGCGGATGAGCGTACCGCGGCTGGCAGCATCGCTTTCGACAACATTCAAGCGGAAGCTCCATCATCGATCCCTGTTCCAGCCAAAGTTAAAATTGAAATGAAAGCCGGCAGCAAAACGGCCATGGTGGATGGCAAGACGACTTCCCTTGATTCCGCTCCTTATATTAAGGACGGTGTGACGTATCTTCCGCTCCGTTTTGTCGCCAGCTCGCTAGGCAGCTCGGTCAATTATGAAGCCGCAAGCAAACGCGTCTCCGTGTTGCGTGGCGGCAAGCTGTTAGAGCTTGTCATTGGCAGCAAAGAACTTGTTTCGAATGGTCAGCGCATAGCCGCTCCAGCAGCTCCGATTGAGCGTGGTGGAAGGACTTTAGTCCCTATTCGATTAGTGTCTGAGCAAATGGGCCTATCTGTAAAATGGGATAAAACGACTAAAAGGATTACCGTCGAATGA
- a CDS encoding repeat-containing protein translates to MRFWFKFLLVFFVLIQAVLPAAGFTEGKVNAAQGGPVIAGKYPADNAEAAPANARLTLTFDEPVVKGGGTAAVSIRKVSDNTEWARYTVATDSRIQIDPSNPALVTIAPDRSFESGQSYYVLVEAGSFSSASGSGSFAGISSAAEWNFTAADPDTTSPHPTEYGPQGGEVSVFSLLRIYFNESVYPASGSLQLTNQSSGDSVPISITSQQVTGGGSKVITIMPPNGLLPGQSYRVTSPAGLLQDASGNRTAEISWSFQTGASPVGLTALTPPNGSQGVNVNAPFELTFDKAVTSGSTSAAPKYLYLKKVADNSTVKRWDANELGYNGNKVSLPHETLSGSTSYYVLADAGSFRSGDLLFAGISDASAWSFTTQAVSDNRGPAVTGLWPANGGTIGTSDVKLSLTFDRAVFPGTGSIVIRKSSDQAIAASIPITSDQISGFGGNVLTVDTRIAFGEGSSYYVEIGSQAILDAAGSRFAGISGSSVWSFTATRDTTPPSILTLSPAAGSSSASTLSSFQAVFTEPVRLVESYRIILHKSGTTDTYAVKAHVPADQPNTIVIKPESPLPGNTSLYMEIGVNSIRDAAGNGFGGILNEYEWKFTTLRSSSAAPVLGKVAMISSTKLLLTYDNELDPAGVPFPASFYVMVNEASAAREISHVTVSGNTATLNLRSGILNGQKVTVAYTAPADVDSPRAIRGLGGARAAGFSGREAVYDAEAAQPKLTGGTLSGSQLRLQFSEQLDAPKAEWATQFALYVNGSNISLSEPSVNGSTLMLKLSYPAGGEGGAYVNYTPGTNPVIDRSGNPLAAFSNAYIQNLLDTSKPVLNNITASGSKVTLNYNEGLNAKLLPLRSQFSVLSGNNSLGISSVAVEGSKLILSLSSSLTAGSTVKVSYAKGVPPLADLAGNAADAFSGMESSVTGTLPVFISGNVNGSVMTLLYSMPLDPSAVPAPGQFSVRASGVLVPVSGVSVSGTSVTLQLSTAVGVGQSVTLTYSPPSYNPLRLVGGDAAVALSAVIISNGTSVPGVGGNIGGGGNTAGAGKLTEYDVSTSQDVSPAGRVAIRYTVLNEKLAAAYQAARGAGMSKVSFKVPDTNKAGIVAIPLVPLQQALGSASNASFELQFDNVTVELPLQAIDFDKTASLLNAGGTTGYLLLSIDTTASSLAGSLQFAMSRSNASLLSGPINVDLSLVSGSSTSKAALTGLKRYLTTTIQSAAPIPAAAASAIFLDSETNGISYTPTKIESSGSGSKITLKHRDGGVFAVVRGSSVLSDVNGHWAKNDISTLTAKGIARPRSGSLFEPKKTITRAEFAELISRGLGLKGNTAGASSYRDTAGLGTAAAYIGAASAAGIVQGNGGQFRPHAPVSRQEMAAMIVRAVETAGSAVVLQQQEQNYLTKFKDRAKIGNWAKTYAAKAVFIGVLNGQKADAFGPASNATRAEAVIMVKRMLLYLNMIDI, encoded by the coding sequence ATGCGGTTTTGGTTCAAATTCCTTTTGGTGTTTTTTGTCCTTATCCAGGCGGTTCTTCCCGCCGCAGGTTTTACTGAAGGCAAAGTTAATGCCGCTCAAGGCGGACCGGTCATAGCCGGCAAATATCCGGCTGACAATGCAGAGGCAGCCCCTGCGAATGCCCGGCTGACGCTTACGTTTGACGAGCCGGTCGTTAAAGGCGGCGGTACCGCAGCCGTGTCCATCCGTAAGGTGTCCGATAACACGGAATGGGCTCGCTACACCGTAGCTACGGACAGCAGGATTCAAATTGATCCGTCCAATCCGGCTCTAGTTACGATCGCTCCAGATCGTTCCTTTGAATCGGGACAATCCTATTATGTGCTAGTGGAAGCGGGTAGCTTCTCCAGCGCTTCGGGAAGCGGTTCTTTTGCCGGGATCTCCAGTGCTGCAGAATGGAACTTCACCGCAGCTGATCCGGACACGACTTCCCCTCATCCGACGGAGTACGGTCCACAAGGCGGAGAAGTATCGGTATTTTCTCTCCTTCGTATTTACTTCAATGAATCGGTATATCCAGCTTCCGGTTCACTGCAGCTGACGAACCAATCCAGCGGAGACAGTGTTCCCATCAGCATCACCTCCCAGCAGGTGACTGGAGGCGGTAGCAAGGTCATTACGATCATGCCTCCGAACGGGCTCTTGCCGGGACAATCCTATCGGGTGACCAGCCCTGCTGGTTTGCTGCAGGACGCATCGGGCAATCGCACGGCTGAGATCAGCTGGAGCTTCCAGACGGGGGCTTCTCCGGTTGGACTCACGGCGCTGACACCGCCTAACGGCTCGCAGGGAGTCAATGTGAACGCGCCGTTTGAGCTGACCTTTGACAAGGCCGTAACCTCGGGCAGTACGTCGGCAGCTCCTAAGTATCTTTATCTCAAAAAAGTGGCTGACAACAGCACGGTAAAACGTTGGGACGCTAATGAACTAGGCTATAACGGCAATAAGGTTAGTCTGCCACATGAGACTTTGAGCGGTAGCACCTCTTATTATGTACTTGCAGATGCAGGCTCATTCCGCAGTGGCGATCTCCTGTTCGCCGGTATTAGCGATGCATCCGCTTGGTCTTTTACGACGCAAGCGGTCAGCGACAACCGGGGCCCGGCGGTAACAGGACTCTGGCCTGCCAATGGCGGAACCATTGGCACGTCGGATGTCAAGCTAAGCCTAACCTTTGATCGGGCTGTTTTCCCGGGTACAGGCAGTATCGTTATCCGCAAATCGTCCGACCAAGCAATCGCGGCATCAATTCCGATTACTTCGGATCAAATATCCGGCTTCGGAGGCAATGTGCTGACGGTGGACACCCGCATAGCTTTTGGGGAAGGCTCAAGCTATTATGTCGAGATCGGATCTCAAGCGATACTTGATGCAGCTGGATCGCGCTTTGCTGGCATCTCGGGCAGCTCAGTCTGGAGTTTTACGGCGACACGCGATACAACGCCACCTTCTATTTTGACGCTAAGTCCAGCGGCAGGCAGCAGCTCGGCTTCGACGCTGTCCTCCTTTCAAGCGGTGTTCACGGAGCCAGTAAGACTGGTCGAGTCTTACCGGATTATTTTGCATAAAAGTGGGACTACCGATACTTACGCCGTAAAGGCTCATGTACCGGCTGATCAGCCCAACACCATTGTCATCAAGCCTGAAAGCCCGCTCCCTGGTAATACGTCCTTATATATGGAGATTGGTGTGAACAGCATCCGTGATGCGGCAGGAAATGGCTTCGGAGGCATCCTTAATGAATACGAGTGGAAGTTCACGACGCTGCGCAGCAGCTCGGCCGCGCCTGTACTAGGCAAGGTAGCGATGATCAGCTCGACGAAGCTGTTGTTGACCTATGATAATGAGCTTGATCCGGCTGGCGTTCCGTTCCCGGCGAGCTTTTATGTCATGGTGAATGAAGCTTCGGCGGCAAGAGAGATCAGTCATGTGACGGTGTCTGGCAATACGGCGACGCTGAATCTGCGAAGTGGTATTCTTAATGGGCAAAAGGTGACCGTCGCCTATACGGCTCCAGCTGATGTCGACAGCCCGCGCGCCATTCGCGGTCTTGGCGGGGCCCGCGCAGCCGGCTTCTCCGGCCGTGAGGCCGTTTACGACGCTGAAGCGGCTCAGCCGAAGCTGACCGGCGGAACTCTGTCTGGCAGCCAGCTGCGGCTTCAGTTCAGCGAGCAGTTGGATGCACCGAAGGCGGAGTGGGCAACACAATTCGCCCTCTATGTTAATGGAAGCAATATTTCGCTGTCAGAGCCATCTGTCAACGGAAGCACGCTGATGCTCAAGCTGAGCTATCCGGCAGGCGGCGAAGGCGGAGCTTACGTCAACTATACGCCAGGTACGAATCCAGTCATCGATCGTTCGGGCAATCCGCTTGCGGCGTTCAGCAATGCTTATATTCAGAATCTGCTGGACACATCCAAGCCTGTGCTTAACAACATAACCGCCAGCGGCAGTAAGGTCACACTCAATTACAATGAGGGGCTCAACGCCAAATTGCTGCCGCTGCGCAGTCAGTTTTCGGTATTGAGCGGCAACAACTCCCTCGGCATCAGCAGCGTGGCTGTTGAAGGCAGCAAGCTTATTCTGAGCTTGTCCAGCTCTTTGACTGCTGGAAGCACAGTCAAGGTCAGCTATGCCAAGGGAGTACCACCGCTTGCGGATCTTGCAGGCAATGCGGCAGACGCATTCAGTGGGATGGAGTCGAGTGTGACCGGTACGTTGCCTGTCTTTATTTCAGGTAATGTGAACGGGTCCGTCATGACGCTTCTATACAGCATGCCGCTCGATCCTTCCGCTGTTCCTGCACCTGGGCAGTTCTCCGTACGAGCTAGTGGAGTGCTGGTTCCAGTCAGCGGCGTAAGCGTGTCGGGAACAAGCGTTACCTTACAGCTCAGCACGGCCGTCGGAGTAGGACAGTCCGTTACTCTAACCTATAGCCCTCCGAGCTATAATCCGCTTCGCCTGGTTGGAGGCGATGCTGCAGTGGCTCTGTCCGCCGTGATTATCTCTAACGGGACGTCTGTCCCAGGGGTAGGAGGCAATATCGGCGGAGGCGGCAACACCGCTGGCGCTGGCAAACTGACAGAGTATGATGTGAGCACAAGCCAAGACGTTTCGCCGGCTGGCCGCGTTGCAATTCGTTATACGGTACTGAATGAAAAGCTGGCAGCAGCCTACCAGGCGGCACGGGGCGCCGGGATGTCCAAGGTCAGCTTCAAGGTTCCAGACACGAATAAAGCCGGCATTGTCGCGATTCCGCTAGTTCCATTGCAGCAGGCTCTCGGTAGCGCCAGCAACGCATCATTCGAACTGCAATTCGACAATGTAACTGTGGAGCTTCCGCTGCAGGCGATTGATTTTGATAAAACGGCTTCGTTGCTTAACGCTGGAGGCACTACCGGTTATCTGCTGCTCTCCATCGACACGACTGCAAGCTCCCTAGCGGGTTCCTTGCAGTTCGCGATGAGCCGCAGCAACGCCAGCCTGCTGTCCGGTCCGATCAATGTGGACCTATCGCTGGTCAGCGGCAGCAGCACGTCCAAAGCGGCCCTTACGGGCTTGAAACGTTATTTGACAACTACGATTCAGTCCGCGGCTCCAATTCCTGCGGCAGCGGCATCAGCGATATTCCTCGATTCGGAGACAAACGGAATCAGCTATACGCCGACGAAGATCGAAAGCTCCGGCAGCGGATCTAAAATTACACTTAAGCACCGCGATGGCGGAGTGTTCGCTGTAGTAAGGGGAAGCTCAGTATTGAGCGACGTTAATGGCCACTGGGCCAAAAACGATATCAGCACGCTGACCGCCAAGGGGATCGCTCGGCCTCGCAGCGGCTCGCTTTTTGAGCCGAAGAAGACGATTACGAGGGCCGAGTTCGCGGAACTCATCTCACGCGGCCTTGGACTGAAAGGCAATACCGCAGGAGCCTCGTCTTATCGTGATACAGCTGGACTTGGAACAGCGGCAGCGTATATAGGAGCGGCCTCCGCAGCAGGTATTGTGCAAGGAAACGGCGGCCAGTTCCGGCCCCATGCTCCGGTATCCCGCCAAGAAATGGCGGCCATGATCGTCCGGGCTGTGGAGACAGCGGGATCAGCCGTTGTATTGCAGCAGCAGGAGCAGAACTACTTGACGAAGTTCAAGGATCGCGCCAAAATCGGCAATTGGGCCAAAACGTATGCGGCTAAAGCCGTCTTTATCGGCGTGTTGAACGGCCAGAAGGCAGATGCCTTTGGACCGGCGAGCAACGCGACCCGCGCCGAAGCGGTCATTATGGTCAAGCGGATGCTGCTATATTTGAACATGATTGATATTTAA
- a CDS encoding two-component system, NarL family, sensor histidine kinase DegS encodes MNVDNRIVDIDRVIKNAIQVMEESKYQIYEICESARKEMLTLEQELNQVLQDTVQTIDKVDKLEMEYRLARIRLTEVSRDFVRYKEEDIKNAYEKATHLQLDLMVYREKETYLRARRDDLQKRVKNVESSVERAETIHSQINVVLEYLAGDLTQVTRILESAKNRQLIGLKIILAQEEERKRIAREIHDGPAQSLANLVLRTEIAERMLVKQEFQMVQHELIDLKAQVRSGLEEIRKIIFNLRPMALDDLGLVPTLRKYVQDFEEKTRIHTVFETIGREIRLPSAMEAGIYRMVQEAFTNALKHASASFVSLELTYQSQMAKIVVQDNGIGFDAELIQARAQINSHFGLMGMRERVELLEGRFELESANGQGTKITIHIPTGVDHRKE; translated from the coding sequence ATGAATGTGGATAACCGAATTGTGGATATAGACCGGGTCATCAAAAACGCGATCCAGGTCATGGAAGAAAGCAAATATCAAATCTATGAAATTTGCGAGTCTGCCCGCAAGGAGATGCTGACGCTCGAGCAAGAGCTTAATCAAGTGCTCCAGGATACGGTCCAGACGATCGACAAAGTGGATAAGCTGGAAATGGAGTACCGTCTTGCACGCATCCGTCTTACCGAGGTAAGCCGGGATTTCGTACGTTATAAAGAAGAAGATATCAAGAACGCCTACGAGAAAGCGACTCATCTGCAGCTCGATCTTATGGTTTACCGGGAAAAGGAAACCTATCTCAGGGCTCGTCGCGATGATCTGCAGAAACGGGTCAAAAATGTGGAGAGCTCGGTCGAGAGAGCGGAGACAATTCATTCTCAGATCAACGTTGTATTAGAGTATCTGGCAGGGGATCTGACTCAGGTGACTCGGATTTTGGAGTCGGCCAAAAATCGCCAGCTAATAGGACTAAAGATTATTTTGGCCCAGGAAGAGGAGCGGAAGCGCATCGCCAGGGAAATTCACGATGGCCCTGCGCAATCGCTTGCCAATCTAGTTCTTAGGACGGAAATTGCAGAAAGAATGCTGGTAAAGCAGGAATTCCAGATGGTCCAGCACGAATTAATAGACTTAAAGGCGCAGGTTCGGTCCGGACTGGAGGAAATTCGTAAGATTATATTCAATTTGCGACCGATGGCGTTAGATGATTTAGGACTTGTTCCCACTTTGCGTAAGTACGTGCAGGATTTTGAGGAAAAAACACGAATTCATACGGTGTTCGAAACGATTGGACGTGAGATCCGTCTTCCTTCCGCTATGGAGGCCGGCATTTACCGAATGGTTCAGGAAGCCTTCACCAACGCTTTGAAGCATGCGAGCGCCAGCTTTGTATCACTAGAGCTGACCTATCAGTCGCAAATGGCGAAGATTGTCGTGCAGGATAACGGAATCGGATTTGATGCCGAGCTTATTCAGGCAAGAGCTCAAATCAACTCGCATTTTGGCCTGATGGGGATGCGCGAGAGGGTCGAGCTGCTGGAGGGAAGGTTTGAGCTGGAATCCGCCAATGGACAGGGCACCAAGATAACGATCCATATTCCGACAGGCGTGGATCATCGAAAGGAGTAA
- a CDS encoding methionine adenosyltransferase: MSLKGRHLFTSESVTEGHPDKICDQISDAVLDAFLEVDPYARVACEVSVATGLVLVIGEISSRADYVDISAIARRTIKEIGYTRAKYGFDSTTCAVLTSLNEQSADIAQGVNAAIETREGKDVQLENEDIGAGDQGLMFGFATNETPELMPLPIALSHRIARRLAQVRKDGTLDYLRPDGKTQVTIEYLDGKPVRVDAIVVSTQHDERATLEQIQRDIREHVIAPVVPAEWLDADTKYFINPTGRFVIGGPQGDAGLTGRKIIVDTYGGYARHGGGAFSGKDPTKVDRSAAYAARYVAKNIVAAGLADKCEIQLAYAIGVANPVSISVDTYGTGKVEEEKLVELIRANFDLRPAGIIKMLDLRRPIYGQTAAYGHFGRTDIDLPWERVDKASLLKQEALV, translated from the coding sequence TTGTCCCTTAAAGGAAGACACCTGTTTACTTCGGAATCCGTAACGGAAGGCCATCCCGATAAAATATGCGACCAGATTTCTGACGCAGTTCTCGACGCTTTCCTTGAAGTGGATCCCTATGCTCGCGTAGCCTGTGAAGTGTCCGTAGCTACTGGTCTCGTGCTTGTTATTGGTGAGATTAGCAGCCGCGCTGATTATGTCGATATTTCGGCTATTGCGCGCCGCACCATCAAGGAAATTGGATATACCCGTGCCAAATACGGCTTCGATTCCACTACTTGCGCCGTGTTGACTTCGCTTAATGAGCAGTCTGCGGACATCGCTCAAGGCGTCAACGCTGCGATCGAGACTCGTGAAGGCAAGGACGTGCAACTAGAAAATGAAGACATCGGTGCTGGTGACCAAGGTCTGATGTTCGGTTTCGCTACAAACGAAACGCCTGAGCTCATGCCTTTGCCAATCGCGCTGTCTCATCGCATTGCTCGCCGCTTGGCTCAAGTTCGTAAGGACGGTACGCTGGACTACCTGCGTCCGGACGGCAAAACCCAAGTTACGATTGAGTACTTGGACGGCAAGCCTGTACGTGTTGACGCAATTGTCGTTTCTACACAGCATGACGAGCGCGCTACGCTGGAGCAGATCCAGAGGGATATTCGCGAGCATGTTATTGCACCGGTTGTTCCAGCTGAATGGCTGGATGCCGACACCAAATACTTCATCAACCCAACGGGCCGCTTTGTTATCGGCGGACCTCAAGGCGATGCTGGTCTGACAGGCCGCAAAATCATCGTTGACACCTACGGCGGCTACGCTCGTCATGGCGGCGGTGCTTTCTCCGGCAAGGATCCAACGAAGGTTGACCGTTCTGCGGCTTACGCTGCACGTTACGTAGCCAAGAACATCGTTGCTGCAGGCCTCGCTGACAAATGCGAGATTCAACTTGCATATGCCATCGGTGTTGCTAACCCAGTTTCCATCAGCGTTGATACCTATGGAACAGGTAAAGTTGAGGAAGAGAAGCTCGTTGAGCTTATCCGTGCCAACTTCGACCTGCGTCCTGCCGGCATTATCAAGATGCTGGACCTGCGTCGCCCGATTTATGGACAAACCGCTGCTTATGGCCACTTCGGCCGTACGGACATCGATTTGCCTTGGGAGCGCGTGGACAAAGCTTCCCTGCTGAAACAGGAAGCGCTGGTTTAA
- a CDS encoding Small, acid-soluble spore protein, alpha/beta type, translated as MAKSKRIVVPACKEMINQMKYEVATELGLCSASTSSELDTEFAGDLGSQAPATGYGSIHWSSLATRQAGSVGGEITKRLIAKAEQSMLGL; from the coding sequence ATGGCTAAGTCTAAACGTATTGTCGTTCCCGCTTGTAAAGAAATGATCAATCAGATGAAATACGAAGTTGCTACAGAATTAGGTCTGTGTTCCGCATCAACTTCAAGTGAATTAGATACCGAATTTGCTGGAGATCTAGGATCCCAAGCTCCTGCTACTGGATACGGAAGCATCCATTGGTCCTCGCTGGCTACTCGTCAAGCAGGGTCGGTTGGTGGGGAGATCACAAAGCGTCTTATAGCCAAGGCCGAGCAGTCCATGCTGGGGCTTTAA